Proteins from a genomic interval of Capsicum annuum cultivar UCD-10X-F1 chromosome 4, UCD10Xv1.1, whole genome shotgun sequence:
- the LOC107867153 gene encoding glutamate receptor 2.9 isoform X1, protein MRTATTTAFSLFVYFLLSHDHVAFSLAYNKNGVNGSTRDDCKMITWRIGAIIDPTTRVGKEQKVAMEMAVDDFNAQNSKCSELVLNFAYSHGPAASLATYLANKKQVHAILGPLTHQEAALFSDFDDEAYKGIPIISLSPAATYSTMLLAEPPSLIQMSGDVNSQMQCFASLIGHFKWRKVIALYEISNSFSNMHFKLITHLSDSLKVVDSSVEHHLAFPRLYSLSNSKSFIQEELVKLRSKNVKVFVVVQCSLHFGLVLFEMATEMGMMEKDYVWIISDNMASLLDSVEPSVLLNMQGVIGFKANINEKTESFGEFNVKFRRKYRSEYTEEEGGYPSPSSYALKAYDATWATAKAMQKLSKSNSSELVKSILLSEFEGLSGKVSFKNGMLYQNPTFKIINVIGKSYREVSFWSPEFGFSEDLVEYNGVKLKIGNGLGGALGSILWPGGEQTVPKGWTIGGLEKPLKIGVPARGVFNQFVTIKFNQERNETLIGGFSVHVFEAVVRQLPYYLPYVLVPFYGTYDEMVEGVSNKTLDAGVGDTEIMPDRYEVAEFSQPYIDSGLVMVVTERPRLKKAHFIVIKAFKLKLWILLAVMSLSTGAVIWLNEYVNDNPDFSGTFPQLIGSMLWFSVTVLSFSQRESIKSNLSRLVLTTWLCVVVVVTACFTAVLSSIMTVPRLEPSVLNVDYLIRTNAAVGCNNKSFIIKYLVNMQFKPENIKEMSSINDYPKAFENGEISAAFFVVPHAKVFLAKYCKGYTKSGPVYKLGGFGFVFPKGSPLAVDISKAVLKVSQSGEVNQLEEQMLISSNCSSSSVEEQDPGLGPELFSGPLVISGVICGLVLLISITRLVRKHWLYLSSIIANNAKIVFRWASVVLTPCYTRIVRPRSVKDCNTVIDERPNIQQNVEITGVL, encoded by the exons ATGAGAACTGCTACTACTACTGCCTTCTCCTTGTTTGTCTATTTCTTATTGAGTCATGATCATGTAGCATTTTCATTGGCTTATAACAAGAATGGTGTAAATGGTTCAACACGTGATGATTGTAAAATGATAACCTGGAGAATAGGAGCAATCATTGATCCAACAACAAGAGTTGGTAAAGAGCAAAAGGTGGCAATGGAGATGGCTGTTGATGACTTTAATGCCCAAAATTCCAAATGTTCAGAGTTAGTTCTCaactttgcttattcccatggTCCTGCAGCTTCCCTTG CAACTTATCTGGCCAACAAGAAGCAAGTACATGCCATCCTTGGACCATTGACGCACCAAGAAGCTgctttattttctgactttgaTGATGAAGCCTACAAGGGCATCCCCATTATTTCTCTAAGTCCAGCTGCCACATATTCGACAATGTTACTCGCGGAACCACCTTCACTTATCCAAATGAGTGGTGATGTTAACTCCCAAATGCAATGCTTTGCTTCCTTAATTGGCCATTTCAAATGGAGAAAGGTGATAGCTTTATATGAAATTAGTAACAGTTTCTCCAATATGCATTTTAAGCTCATCACTCACCTTTCAGATTCACTCAAAGTTGTTGACTCCTCTGTTGAACATCATTTGGCTTTTCCTCGGCTCTACTCTctctcaaattcaaaatcattcattcaAGAAGAGCTGGTGAAGTTAAGATCCAAGAATGTTAAAGTTTTTGTGGTGGTACAATGTTCTTTACACTTTGGTTTGGTCCTTTTTGAGATGGCTACAGAAATGGGAATGATGGAGAAAGATTATGTATGGATTATTTCAGACAATATGGCAAGTCTTCTTGATTCTGTTGAACCTTCTGTTTTACTAAATATGCAAGGTGTGATCGGGTTTAAGGCAAATATTAATGAAAAAACTGAGTCTTTTGGTGAGTTCAATGTTAAATTCAGGAGAAAGTACAGATCAGAATATactgaagaagaaggaggatatCCCAGTCCTAGCTCATATGCTCTCAAGGCTTATGATGCAACATGGGCAACTGCTAAAGCCATGCAGAAGTTATCCAAAAGCAATTCAAGTGAACTAGTGAAAAGCATTTTGTTGAGCGAGTTTGAAGGTTTAAGTGGGAAAGTTAGCTTCAAGAATGGCATGTTATATCAAAATCCAACCTTTAAGATCATTAATGTGATTGGCAAAAGCTACAGAGAAGTGTCATTTTGGTCTCCAGAGTTTGGTTTTTCTGAGGATCTTGTTGAATACAATGGGGTGAAGTTGAAAATTGGTAACGGTTTAGGAGGGGCTTTGGGGTCAATTTTGTGGCCTGGCGGTGAGCAAACCGTTCCAAAAGGGTGGACAATAGGCGGCCTAGAAAAACCGCTAAAGATTGGGGTACCTGCAAGGGGTGTATTTAATCAGTTTGTGACTATTAAATTTAACCAAGAGAGAAATGAGACGCTGATTGGTGGATTTTCAGTACATGTTTTTGAAGCAGTAGTGAGGCAACTTCCATATTATCTGCCCTATGTCCTTGTTCCCTTCTATGGTACTTATGATGAAATGGTGGAAGGAGTTTCAAACAAG ACTCTGGATGCAGGGGTAGGTGATACTGAAATAATGCCTGATCGCTAtgaggttgcagaattttcaCAGCCCTATATTGACTCTGGACTTGTCATGGTAGTTACTGAAAGACCGAGACTCAAGAAGGCCCATTTTATTGTTATAAAGGCCTTCAAGTTGAAATTGTGGATTCTGCTGGCTGTGATGAGCTTGTCCACAGGGGCTGTCATCTGGTTAAATGAGTACGTAAATGACAACCCGGATTTCAGTGGTACTTTCCCTCAGCTTATTGGATCCATGCTTTGGTTCTCTGTCACTGTTCTCTCTTTTTCGCAAA GAGAATCAATCAAAAGCAATCTGTCTCGACTGGTGCTGACTACATGGTTATGTGTAGTTGTGGTTGTCACAGCTTGCTTTACTGCAGTTCTTTCCTCCATTATGACTGTTCCTAGGCTGGAACCTTCTGTACTAAATGTTGATTATCTTATAAGGACCAATGCTGCGGTTGGTTGCAATAACAAGTCATTTATAATCAAATATCTGGTGAATATGCAATTCAAGCCAGAGAACATCAAGGAAATGAGTTCAATCAATGACTACCCTAAAGCTTTTGAGAACGGAGAAATTTCTGCTGCTTTCTTTGTAGTTCCACATGCCAAAGTTTTCCTTGCTAAGTACTGCAAAGGTTACACCAAGTCGGGACCTGTCTATAAACTTGGCGGATTTGGCTTT GTTTTTCCCAAGGGTTCTCCCTTAGCAGTTGATATCTCAAAAGCTGTTCTTAAAGTCTCGCAGAGTGGAGAGGTAAATCAACTAGAAGAACAAATGCTTATTTCTTCAAATTGCTCTTCTTCATCAGTTGAGGAACAGGATCCCGGATTAGGACCAGAGTTGTTCTCAGGTCCGTTAGTGATTTCTGGTGTTATATGTGGACTTGTACTTTTGATCTCAATCACTCGTTTAGTCAGAAAACACTGGCTATATTTAAGCTCTATTATTGCAAACAACGCAAAAATAGTTTTTAGATGGGCTTCTGTGGTTCTAACTCCGTGCTATACAAGAATAGTAAGACCAAGATCAGTTAAAGATTGCAACACCGTGATTGACGAAAGACCAAATATTCAACAGAATGTTGAAATTACAGGGGTACTCTGA
- the LOC107867153 gene encoding glutamate receptor 2.9 isoform X4, producing the protein MRTATTTAFSLFVYFLLSHDHVAFSLAYNKNGVNGSTRDDCKMITWRIGAIIDPTTRVGKEQKVAMEMAVDDFNAQNSKCSELVLNFAYSHGPAASLATYLANKKQVHAILGPLTHQEAALFSDFDDEAYKGIPIISLSPAATYSTMLLAEPPSLIQMSGDVNSQMQCFASLIGHFKWRKVIALYEISNSFSNMHFKLITHLSDSLKVVDSSVEHHLAFPRLYSLSNSKSFIQEELVKLRSKNVKVFVVVQCSLHFGLVLFEMATEMGMMEKDYVWIISDNMASLLDSVEPSVLLNMQGVIGFKANINEKTESFGEFNVKFRRKYRSEYTEEEGGYPSPSSYALKAYDATWATAKAMQKLSKSNSSELVKSILLSEFEGLSGKVSFKNGMLYQNPTFKIINVIGKSYREVSFWSPEFGFSEDLVEYNGVKLKIGNGLGGALGSILWPGGEQTVPKGWTIGGLEKPLKIGVPARGVFNQFVTIKFNQERNETLIGGFSVHVFEAVVRQLPYYLPYVLVPFYGTYDEMVEGVSNKTLDAGVGDTEIMPDRYEVAEFSQPYIDSGLVMVVTERPRLKKAHFIVIKAFKLKLWILLAVMSLSTGAVIWLNEYVNDNPDFSGTFPQLIGSMLWFSVTVLSFSQRESIKSNLSRLVLTTWLCVVVVVTACFTAVLSSIMTVPRLEPSVLNVDYLIRTNAAVGCNNKSFIIKYLVNMQFKPENIKEMSSINDYPKAFENGEISAAFFVVPHAKVFLAKYCKGYTKSGPVYKLGGFGFVRSTLHLFSFSICL; encoded by the exons ATGAGAACTGCTACTACTACTGCCTTCTCCTTGTTTGTCTATTTCTTATTGAGTCATGATCATGTAGCATTTTCATTGGCTTATAACAAGAATGGTGTAAATGGTTCAACACGTGATGATTGTAAAATGATAACCTGGAGAATAGGAGCAATCATTGATCCAACAACAAGAGTTGGTAAAGAGCAAAAGGTGGCAATGGAGATGGCTGTTGATGACTTTAATGCCCAAAATTCCAAATGTTCAGAGTTAGTTCTCaactttgcttattcccatggTCCTGCAGCTTCCCTTG CAACTTATCTGGCCAACAAGAAGCAAGTACATGCCATCCTTGGACCATTGACGCACCAAGAAGCTgctttattttctgactttgaTGATGAAGCCTACAAGGGCATCCCCATTATTTCTCTAAGTCCAGCTGCCACATATTCGACAATGTTACTCGCGGAACCACCTTCACTTATCCAAATGAGTGGTGATGTTAACTCCCAAATGCAATGCTTTGCTTCCTTAATTGGCCATTTCAAATGGAGAAAGGTGATAGCTTTATATGAAATTAGTAACAGTTTCTCCAATATGCATTTTAAGCTCATCACTCACCTTTCAGATTCACTCAAAGTTGTTGACTCCTCTGTTGAACATCATTTGGCTTTTCCTCGGCTCTACTCTctctcaaattcaaaatcattcattcaAGAAGAGCTGGTGAAGTTAAGATCCAAGAATGTTAAAGTTTTTGTGGTGGTACAATGTTCTTTACACTTTGGTTTGGTCCTTTTTGAGATGGCTACAGAAATGGGAATGATGGAGAAAGATTATGTATGGATTATTTCAGACAATATGGCAAGTCTTCTTGATTCTGTTGAACCTTCTGTTTTACTAAATATGCAAGGTGTGATCGGGTTTAAGGCAAATATTAATGAAAAAACTGAGTCTTTTGGTGAGTTCAATGTTAAATTCAGGAGAAAGTACAGATCAGAATATactgaagaagaaggaggatatCCCAGTCCTAGCTCATATGCTCTCAAGGCTTATGATGCAACATGGGCAACTGCTAAAGCCATGCAGAAGTTATCCAAAAGCAATTCAAGTGAACTAGTGAAAAGCATTTTGTTGAGCGAGTTTGAAGGTTTAAGTGGGAAAGTTAGCTTCAAGAATGGCATGTTATATCAAAATCCAACCTTTAAGATCATTAATGTGATTGGCAAAAGCTACAGAGAAGTGTCATTTTGGTCTCCAGAGTTTGGTTTTTCTGAGGATCTTGTTGAATACAATGGGGTGAAGTTGAAAATTGGTAACGGTTTAGGAGGGGCTTTGGGGTCAATTTTGTGGCCTGGCGGTGAGCAAACCGTTCCAAAAGGGTGGACAATAGGCGGCCTAGAAAAACCGCTAAAGATTGGGGTACCTGCAAGGGGTGTATTTAATCAGTTTGTGACTATTAAATTTAACCAAGAGAGAAATGAGACGCTGATTGGTGGATTTTCAGTACATGTTTTTGAAGCAGTAGTGAGGCAACTTCCATATTATCTGCCCTATGTCCTTGTTCCCTTCTATGGTACTTATGATGAAATGGTGGAAGGAGTTTCAAACAAG ACTCTGGATGCAGGGGTAGGTGATACTGAAATAATGCCTGATCGCTAtgaggttgcagaattttcaCAGCCCTATATTGACTCTGGACTTGTCATGGTAGTTACTGAAAGACCGAGACTCAAGAAGGCCCATTTTATTGTTATAAAGGCCTTCAAGTTGAAATTGTGGATTCTGCTGGCTGTGATGAGCTTGTCCACAGGGGCTGTCATCTGGTTAAATGAGTACGTAAATGACAACCCGGATTTCAGTGGTACTTTCCCTCAGCTTATTGGATCCATGCTTTGGTTCTCTGTCACTGTTCTCTCTTTTTCGCAAA GAGAATCAATCAAAAGCAATCTGTCTCGACTGGTGCTGACTACATGGTTATGTGTAGTTGTGGTTGTCACAGCTTGCTTTACTGCAGTTCTTTCCTCCATTATGACTGTTCCTAGGCTGGAACCTTCTGTACTAAATGTTGATTATCTTATAAGGACCAATGCTGCGGTTGGTTGCAATAACAAGTCATTTATAATCAAATATCTGGTGAATATGCAATTCAAGCCAGAGAACATCAAGGAAATGAGTTCAATCAATGACTACCCTAAAGCTTTTGAGAACGGAGAAATTTCTGCTGCTTTCTTTGTAGTTCCACATGCCAAAGTTTTCCTTGCTAAGTACTGCAAAGGTTACACCAAGTCGGGACCTGTCTATAAACTTGGCGGATTTGGCTTTGTAAGATCAACATTGCATCTTTTTAGCTTTTCAATCTGCTTATGA
- the LOC107867153 gene encoding glutamate receptor 2.9 isoform X2 yields the protein MITWRIGAIIDPTTRVGKEQKVAMEMAVDDFNAQNSKCSELVLNFAYSHGPAASLATYLANKKQVHAILGPLTHQEAALFSDFDDEAYKGIPIISLSPAATYSTMLLAEPPSLIQMSGDVNSQMQCFASLIGHFKWRKVIALYEISNSFSNMHFKLITHLSDSLKVVDSSVEHHLAFPRLYSLSNSKSFIQEELVKLRSKNVKVFVVVQCSLHFGLVLFEMATEMGMMEKDYVWIISDNMASLLDSVEPSVLLNMQGVIGFKANINEKTESFGEFNVKFRRKYRSEYTEEEGGYPSPSSYALKAYDATWATAKAMQKLSKSNSSELVKSILLSEFEGLSGKVSFKNGMLYQNPTFKIINVIGKSYREVSFWSPEFGFSEDLVEYNGVKLKIGNGLGGALGSILWPGGEQTVPKGWTIGGLEKPLKIGVPARGVFNQFVTIKFNQERNETLIGGFSVHVFEAVVRQLPYYLPYVLVPFYGTYDEMVEGVSNKTLDAGVGDTEIMPDRYEVAEFSQPYIDSGLVMVVTERPRLKKAHFIVIKAFKLKLWILLAVMSLSTGAVIWLNEYVNDNPDFSGTFPQLIGSMLWFSVTVLSFSQRESIKSNLSRLVLTTWLCVVVVVTACFTAVLSSIMTVPRLEPSVLNVDYLIRTNAAVGCNNKSFIIKYLVNMQFKPENIKEMSSINDYPKAFENGEISAAFFVVPHAKVFLAKYCKGYTKSGPVYKLGGFGFVFPKGSPLAVDISKAVLKVSQSGEVNQLEEQMLISSNCSSSSVEEQDPGLGPELFSGPLVISGVICGLVLLISITRLVRKHWLYLSSIIANNAKIVFRWASVVLTPCYTRIVRPRSVKDCNTVIDERPNIQQNVEITGVL from the exons ATGATAACCTGGAGAATAGGAGCAATCATTGATCCAACAACAAGAGTTGGTAAAGAGCAAAAGGTGGCAATGGAGATGGCTGTTGATGACTTTAATGCCCAAAATTCCAAATGTTCAGAGTTAGTTCTCaactttgcttattcccatggTCCTGCAGCTTCCCTTG CAACTTATCTGGCCAACAAGAAGCAAGTACATGCCATCCTTGGACCATTGACGCACCAAGAAGCTgctttattttctgactttgaTGATGAAGCCTACAAGGGCATCCCCATTATTTCTCTAAGTCCAGCTGCCACATATTCGACAATGTTACTCGCGGAACCACCTTCACTTATCCAAATGAGTGGTGATGTTAACTCCCAAATGCAATGCTTTGCTTCCTTAATTGGCCATTTCAAATGGAGAAAGGTGATAGCTTTATATGAAATTAGTAACAGTTTCTCCAATATGCATTTTAAGCTCATCACTCACCTTTCAGATTCACTCAAAGTTGTTGACTCCTCTGTTGAACATCATTTGGCTTTTCCTCGGCTCTACTCTctctcaaattcaaaatcattcattcaAGAAGAGCTGGTGAAGTTAAGATCCAAGAATGTTAAAGTTTTTGTGGTGGTACAATGTTCTTTACACTTTGGTTTGGTCCTTTTTGAGATGGCTACAGAAATGGGAATGATGGAGAAAGATTATGTATGGATTATTTCAGACAATATGGCAAGTCTTCTTGATTCTGTTGAACCTTCTGTTTTACTAAATATGCAAGGTGTGATCGGGTTTAAGGCAAATATTAATGAAAAAACTGAGTCTTTTGGTGAGTTCAATGTTAAATTCAGGAGAAAGTACAGATCAGAATATactgaagaagaaggaggatatCCCAGTCCTAGCTCATATGCTCTCAAGGCTTATGATGCAACATGGGCAACTGCTAAAGCCATGCAGAAGTTATCCAAAAGCAATTCAAGTGAACTAGTGAAAAGCATTTTGTTGAGCGAGTTTGAAGGTTTAAGTGGGAAAGTTAGCTTCAAGAATGGCATGTTATATCAAAATCCAACCTTTAAGATCATTAATGTGATTGGCAAAAGCTACAGAGAAGTGTCATTTTGGTCTCCAGAGTTTGGTTTTTCTGAGGATCTTGTTGAATACAATGGGGTGAAGTTGAAAATTGGTAACGGTTTAGGAGGGGCTTTGGGGTCAATTTTGTGGCCTGGCGGTGAGCAAACCGTTCCAAAAGGGTGGACAATAGGCGGCCTAGAAAAACCGCTAAAGATTGGGGTACCTGCAAGGGGTGTATTTAATCAGTTTGTGACTATTAAATTTAACCAAGAGAGAAATGAGACGCTGATTGGTGGATTTTCAGTACATGTTTTTGAAGCAGTAGTGAGGCAACTTCCATATTATCTGCCCTATGTCCTTGTTCCCTTCTATGGTACTTATGATGAAATGGTGGAAGGAGTTTCAAACAAG ACTCTGGATGCAGGGGTAGGTGATACTGAAATAATGCCTGATCGCTAtgaggttgcagaattttcaCAGCCCTATATTGACTCTGGACTTGTCATGGTAGTTACTGAAAGACCGAGACTCAAGAAGGCCCATTTTATTGTTATAAAGGCCTTCAAGTTGAAATTGTGGATTCTGCTGGCTGTGATGAGCTTGTCCACAGGGGCTGTCATCTGGTTAAATGAGTACGTAAATGACAACCCGGATTTCAGTGGTACTTTCCCTCAGCTTATTGGATCCATGCTTTGGTTCTCTGTCACTGTTCTCTCTTTTTCGCAAA GAGAATCAATCAAAAGCAATCTGTCTCGACTGGTGCTGACTACATGGTTATGTGTAGTTGTGGTTGTCACAGCTTGCTTTACTGCAGTTCTTTCCTCCATTATGACTGTTCCTAGGCTGGAACCTTCTGTACTAAATGTTGATTATCTTATAAGGACCAATGCTGCGGTTGGTTGCAATAACAAGTCATTTATAATCAAATATCTGGTGAATATGCAATTCAAGCCAGAGAACATCAAGGAAATGAGTTCAATCAATGACTACCCTAAAGCTTTTGAGAACGGAGAAATTTCTGCTGCTTTCTTTGTAGTTCCACATGCCAAAGTTTTCCTTGCTAAGTACTGCAAAGGTTACACCAAGTCGGGACCTGTCTATAAACTTGGCGGATTTGGCTTT GTTTTTCCCAAGGGTTCTCCCTTAGCAGTTGATATCTCAAAAGCTGTTCTTAAAGTCTCGCAGAGTGGAGAGGTAAATCAACTAGAAGAACAAATGCTTATTTCTTCAAATTGCTCTTCTTCATCAGTTGAGGAACAGGATCCCGGATTAGGACCAGAGTTGTTCTCAGGTCCGTTAGTGATTTCTGGTGTTATATGTGGACTTGTACTTTTGATCTCAATCACTCGTTTAGTCAGAAAACACTGGCTATATTTAAGCTCTATTATTGCAAACAACGCAAAAATAGTTTTTAGATGGGCTTCTGTGGTTCTAACTCCGTGCTATACAAGAATAGTAAGACCAAGATCAGTTAAAGATTGCAACACCGTGATTGACGAAAGACCAAATATTCAACAGAATGTTGAAATTACAGGGGTACTCTGA
- the LOC107867153 gene encoding glutamate receptor 2.7 isoform X3, with the protein MEMAVDDFNAQNSKCSELVLNFAYSHGPAASLATYLANKKQVHAILGPLTHQEAALFSDFDDEAYKGIPIISLSPAATYSTMLLAEPPSLIQMSGDVNSQMQCFASLIGHFKWRKVIALYEISNSFSNMHFKLITHLSDSLKVVDSSVEHHLAFPRLYSLSNSKSFIQEELVKLRSKNVKVFVVVQCSLHFGLVLFEMATEMGMMEKDYVWIISDNMASLLDSVEPSVLLNMQGVIGFKANINEKTESFGEFNVKFRRKYRSEYTEEEGGYPSPSSYALKAYDATWATAKAMQKLSKSNSSELVKSILLSEFEGLSGKVSFKNGMLYQNPTFKIINVIGKSYREVSFWSPEFGFSEDLVEYNGVKLKIGNGLGGALGSILWPGGEQTVPKGWTIGGLEKPLKIGVPARGVFNQFVTIKFNQERNETLIGGFSVHVFEAVVRQLPYYLPYVLVPFYGTYDEMVEGVSNKTLDAGVGDTEIMPDRYEVAEFSQPYIDSGLVMVVTERPRLKKAHFIVIKAFKLKLWILLAVMSLSTGAVIWLNEYVNDNPDFSGTFPQLIGSMLWFSVTVLSFSQRESIKSNLSRLVLTTWLCVVVVVTACFTAVLSSIMTVPRLEPSVLNVDYLIRTNAAVGCNNKSFIIKYLVNMQFKPENIKEMSSINDYPKAFENGEISAAFFVVPHAKVFLAKYCKGYTKSGPVYKLGGFGFVFPKGSPLAVDISKAVLKVSQSGEVNQLEEQMLISSNCSSSSVEEQDPGLGPELFSGPLVISGVICGLVLLISITRLVRKHWLYLSSIIANNAKIVFRWASVVLTPCYTRIVRPRSVKDCNTVIDERPNIQQNVEITGVL; encoded by the exons ATGGAGATGGCTGTTGATGACTTTAATGCCCAAAATTCCAAATGTTCAGAGTTAGTTCTCaactttgcttattcccatggTCCTGCAGCTTCCCTTG CAACTTATCTGGCCAACAAGAAGCAAGTACATGCCATCCTTGGACCATTGACGCACCAAGAAGCTgctttattttctgactttgaTGATGAAGCCTACAAGGGCATCCCCATTATTTCTCTAAGTCCAGCTGCCACATATTCGACAATGTTACTCGCGGAACCACCTTCACTTATCCAAATGAGTGGTGATGTTAACTCCCAAATGCAATGCTTTGCTTCCTTAATTGGCCATTTCAAATGGAGAAAGGTGATAGCTTTATATGAAATTAGTAACAGTTTCTCCAATATGCATTTTAAGCTCATCACTCACCTTTCAGATTCACTCAAAGTTGTTGACTCCTCTGTTGAACATCATTTGGCTTTTCCTCGGCTCTACTCTctctcaaattcaaaatcattcattcaAGAAGAGCTGGTGAAGTTAAGATCCAAGAATGTTAAAGTTTTTGTGGTGGTACAATGTTCTTTACACTTTGGTTTGGTCCTTTTTGAGATGGCTACAGAAATGGGAATGATGGAGAAAGATTATGTATGGATTATTTCAGACAATATGGCAAGTCTTCTTGATTCTGTTGAACCTTCTGTTTTACTAAATATGCAAGGTGTGATCGGGTTTAAGGCAAATATTAATGAAAAAACTGAGTCTTTTGGTGAGTTCAATGTTAAATTCAGGAGAAAGTACAGATCAGAATATactgaagaagaaggaggatatCCCAGTCCTAGCTCATATGCTCTCAAGGCTTATGATGCAACATGGGCAACTGCTAAAGCCATGCAGAAGTTATCCAAAAGCAATTCAAGTGAACTAGTGAAAAGCATTTTGTTGAGCGAGTTTGAAGGTTTAAGTGGGAAAGTTAGCTTCAAGAATGGCATGTTATATCAAAATCCAACCTTTAAGATCATTAATGTGATTGGCAAAAGCTACAGAGAAGTGTCATTTTGGTCTCCAGAGTTTGGTTTTTCTGAGGATCTTGTTGAATACAATGGGGTGAAGTTGAAAATTGGTAACGGTTTAGGAGGGGCTTTGGGGTCAATTTTGTGGCCTGGCGGTGAGCAAACCGTTCCAAAAGGGTGGACAATAGGCGGCCTAGAAAAACCGCTAAAGATTGGGGTACCTGCAAGGGGTGTATTTAATCAGTTTGTGACTATTAAATTTAACCAAGAGAGAAATGAGACGCTGATTGGTGGATTTTCAGTACATGTTTTTGAAGCAGTAGTGAGGCAACTTCCATATTATCTGCCCTATGTCCTTGTTCCCTTCTATGGTACTTATGATGAAATGGTGGAAGGAGTTTCAAACAAG ACTCTGGATGCAGGGGTAGGTGATACTGAAATAATGCCTGATCGCTAtgaggttgcagaattttcaCAGCCCTATATTGACTCTGGACTTGTCATGGTAGTTACTGAAAGACCGAGACTCAAGAAGGCCCATTTTATTGTTATAAAGGCCTTCAAGTTGAAATTGTGGATTCTGCTGGCTGTGATGAGCTTGTCCACAGGGGCTGTCATCTGGTTAAATGAGTACGTAAATGACAACCCGGATTTCAGTGGTACTTTCCCTCAGCTTATTGGATCCATGCTTTGGTTCTCTGTCACTGTTCTCTCTTTTTCGCAAA GAGAATCAATCAAAAGCAATCTGTCTCGACTGGTGCTGACTACATGGTTATGTGTAGTTGTGGTTGTCACAGCTTGCTTTACTGCAGTTCTTTCCTCCATTATGACTGTTCCTAGGCTGGAACCTTCTGTACTAAATGTTGATTATCTTATAAGGACCAATGCTGCGGTTGGTTGCAATAACAAGTCATTTATAATCAAATATCTGGTGAATATGCAATTCAAGCCAGAGAACATCAAGGAAATGAGTTCAATCAATGACTACCCTAAAGCTTTTGAGAACGGAGAAATTTCTGCTGCTTTCTTTGTAGTTCCACATGCCAAAGTTTTCCTTGCTAAGTACTGCAAAGGTTACACCAAGTCGGGACCTGTCTATAAACTTGGCGGATTTGGCTTT GTTTTTCCCAAGGGTTCTCCCTTAGCAGTTGATATCTCAAAAGCTGTTCTTAAAGTCTCGCAGAGTGGAGAGGTAAATCAACTAGAAGAACAAATGCTTATTTCTTCAAATTGCTCTTCTTCATCAGTTGAGGAACAGGATCCCGGATTAGGACCAGAGTTGTTCTCAGGTCCGTTAGTGATTTCTGGTGTTATATGTGGACTTGTACTTTTGATCTCAATCACTCGTTTAGTCAGAAAACACTGGCTATATTTAAGCTCTATTATTGCAAACAACGCAAAAATAGTTTTTAGATGGGCTTCTGTGGTTCTAACTCCGTGCTATACAAGAATAGTAAGACCAAGATCAGTTAAAGATTGCAACACCGTGATTGACGAAAGACCAAATATTCAACAGAATGTTGAAATTACAGGGGTACTCTGA